The sequence GATCGATGGTTATGACGCGCGGAATATCCATGGATATATGGGACATGTATTGATACCTTAAGGCAATTGGATACAAACCACGGACACTGTGCCCAACAATATAGAACACTAATAACTGACTTTGTTATTTTGCAAAACAGGTTGGATTGGAAGAGTTATAGGTACCAGAGTCCATAGGCACTAATCACACACAAATGGGGAAGGGTTTGTTCCTCTGTGTGTGTGACTTGAAGTGAATAATTAACTATTTGAAAAGTCCATATAACGATAGTAGTGCAGGATGTTCACCATGTGTACCTGCATGGATAGTNAACAGGTTGGATTGGAAGAGTTATAGTACCAGAGTCCATAGGCACTAATCACACACCAATGGGGAAGGGTTTGTTCCTCTGTGTGTGTGACTTGAAGTGAATAATTAACTATTTGAAAAGTCCATATAACGATAGTAGTGATGTGTTCACCATGTGTAGCTGCATGGATAGTTTCCCAAAAACTATATATAGTTTGGTCTATGGCAATCAGAACAATGAGAAATCATGAAGTACAATGACGCTCCCAGTAATTGCGTAACATTTGCATTTGAAGGAGTTTTATGTACGAGATTACATTTTAGTTAGCCTTCTAGGCCCTTTCATTTGGGACAGAAACCGTTTTCATTACACTACCAATAGCCGTGCAACAAAGgtacaatacaataccaatACGATGGCAACAAAGgtacaatacaataccaatACGATGGCAACAAAGgtacaatacaataccaatACGATGGCAACAAAGGTACGATACAATACCAATACGGTGCATATAAAGACAGGACATAACGTTGTGTAGGAAAGGAAACCAAGTGATGCCAACGTGACTACAATCACATTTCACAACACCAAATCGAATacaatttaaatgaaaataaaaggtaCATCACAAACGAATAGAAATGCTAATCTGTAAGACACATTGGCCAGTGGAACAGTGTTAAATAACAGCTGGTTTCAATAAAACAGGTGGAACTGTATGTTCACAAATTGCTACTAATAATAGGCTCTCATTGCAAGGAACTTGTTACCTTGTTCCATATGCTTCACATGACCGTTTAATTGACGGACTTCCATCCCTGCAGCATCACCGAACCTATTCATGAACTTCACAGTTGATGACAAGTGAGGTACAAACTGAACAACTTTTGTTGAACGCAATTAGACACTTCAGTTCTTGAGAGGGACAGATTGTTTGCATGTATTTCGGTAGTGGCCCTTCACACCACACCTTGAGCATTTTTTTTGCTGGGAGTCCTCTCCTTTGGAAGGTACTCTTTGCATTTTGCGACGGCCCGGCATAACCTTACAAACAGGAGGAAGGATTTTGACATTGTTCAAATGTTAGGGAATAACCCATGTGCCTTTAGGTGGTACAGGATAAATAGATTCAGCATATGCAGCTGCCCATGTAGCTCGTGTATAATAAGAAGAGGCAAAGGAGTAGGGGTTCAAATTCAAGTGCCGACATACCGCAATAGCATGCTTGCACGGGAGTTGCTCCAAGTCAAACTTCCTGCACGTACAACTACGGTTTGCCAAGTGCACCAGACCGTTCAAATCACCATCGAGAACATTATACTCAACATCATTGATTTTGACCACATTCATCCTTGACGCAGCGTCTAACCTCTTCCTTAACTTCTGTTCACCCAAATCAGGGCACAATGTAGAATGACATTTCATTGCTAAATCTCGACGTTGACTAAACCAAGTGAGAAGTAAATTTGTGATTTCATCGATCAAGTGTAGGACCGGAAGCATCCTTGCAAAACGAAGAACTGAATTAATGGACTCCACAATATTCGTTGTCATCACATTATAGCGTCGTCCATCACAGTGGGCCCGTGACCACTTCTCAACGCCTGCACGTAGTAGATAATTTCGCACTCGCTCATTGTTTATCATCGAGAAGTGACGATTGAACTCCGCTAGACGATAAGACTTCGCTGCCCTTATAAAATACCCCAATATCGGATCCCGTTGCTTCAAGTGAAATGAGGCTTTCATATTGCCCTTCAAGTGATAAAAGCAAATACCATGGCTTGCCCCAGGAAAAACTCCACGCAACCCATGTTGTATGCTAACATTGCGATCAGATATGACAACAAGATTCGAGCAATCACCAATTGCACAAtgtaattttctcaaaaaccaCTCCCATGCTGCATCGGTCTCCAAATCTCCAATCCCAAAGGCAACAGGATATATGTTGCGATTTCCATCAAATGCGGtcgcaacaaacaaaacacctTTATACTTGCACTTCAAATGGGTAGCATCAACAGCAATCACGGGCCGCATTGACGACTTAAATCCTCGTATGCATGCACCAAttgacataaaaaaaatataagaagtgGTCGGCTGCATCAGTCTGAATGTATGTCAAAGTTCCCGGATTTGTACGCTCCAACTCATAACAATAGGAAGGGAGAAGGGAATACGACTCTTCTGCAGACCCTCTCATTGTTTTGAAAGCTAACTCTCGGCTTCTCCAAGCTGTAGAGTAGCTTATGCTgacaccaaatttttttttttttcacatctGTCTTTATATCAGCTGCAGTATAAATGCTGTGCGAATCCTGAAATCTCCATTTAACACAGTCAGACACCAATTCGGCCGTAGCTTGAGGATGGTGACTACTTACAAACCTCAGATCACATTCATGAAGTGGATCGTATTTAACAACCTTAAACTCATGTAATCCAACTTTATATGCCCGAAGTTTCCAAGGGCAAGGCACCTGCCAACAACGAACACAAAACCGACGCTTCCCAGATTGGACTGTTCTGAACCGAAAGTGGCCTCTAATTGCTGCTAAACTGATGGTTTTTAAAAGGGCAATCTTATTTGGATAAACTCGGCCAACCTTCAAATTTGCTTCCCAATTTATGCACGAAAGTCCTCCACCATAACCAATATATTCCACACTCTCACCATGCTTCTAATCAACCCGAATTGTATGCATTTCACTCGAACTTGATTGCCGGGGAGGTTCAGATTGCACCTGTCTACACTGCACAGTGGAGGGCTCCGCACTGCTGTCCTCATGAGGATGCACAATTGGTGCAGAGTACGGTTCCTCTTCATTGCTAGGTTGATTCAAATCAGCAACTATGTTTTCACCGCTTTCAAAATGAACTTCTTCAACCCAATCACTCCAATTAAAACCATTCCCaccattttcagtttcattgTGCGAAATTGCCACATTTCT is a genomic window of Prunus dulcis unplaced genomic scaffold, ALMONDv2, whole genome shotgun sequence containing:
- the LOC117612832 gene encoding uncharacterized protein LOC117612832, with the protein product MRPVIAVDATHLKCKYKGVLFVATAFDGNRNIYPVAFGIGDLETDAAWEWFLRKLHCAIGDCSNLVVISDRNVSIQHGLRGVFPGASHGICFYHLKGNMKASFHLKQRDPILGYFIRAAKSYRLAEFNRHFSMINNERVRNYLLRAGVEKWSRAHCDGRRYNVMTTNIVESINSVLRFARMLPVLHLIDEITNLLLTWFSQRRDLAMKCHSTLCPDLGEQKLRKRLDAASRMNVVKINDVEYNVLDGDLNGLVHLANRSCTCRKFDLEQLPCKHAIAVCRHLNLNPYSFASSYYTRATWAAAYAESIYPVPPKGTWVIP